TCACGACCAAGCAAGAGGGCATGGGCATGGGGCTTGTCCTGTGCAAAAGCATCGCTGAAGCCCATGGCGGCGATCTCTGGGCTGAACGCAACGCCGACGGCCCCGGCATGACCTTTATTCTCACGTTGCCTATTTCGGGAGAACGTCCGTGAGCGAAGATCAACCAACGGTATACGTCGTCGACGACGACGCACAAGCCCGCAAAGCGGTGACGACGCTCATCGAAGCGATGGGCGTCGCCACCATCGGGTTCAACTCCGCTGAGGAGTTTCTCAGCGGTTACGACGGCCGCCGCCCGGCGTGCCTGGTCACCGACGTCCGTATGATCGGCATGAGCGGGCTCGAATTGCAGGAAGAGCTCATTCGCCGCGGCGTCGACATCTCCGTCGTCGTCCTCACCGGCTTCGCGACGACCCCCGGCACGGTCCGCGCCATGAAGAACGGCGCCCTCACGCTGCTTGAAAAGCCCTGCCGCGATGACGAACTGTGGGAAGCGATCCGCGACGGCCTCGCGGCCGATCGCGCCGCCCGCTCGGAGCAGGCGAACATCGGCGAGATTCAAGCTCGCTTCGACAGCCTCACCGCGAAAGAACGGGACGTCCTGTCGCACGTCGCCGCGGGCGAAGCCAACAAGGTGATCGCGCGCCGCATGGACGTGAGCCTGCGAACCGTCGAGCTCCATCGCCAAAATGTCTTCCAAAAAATGGGCGCTGATTCGCTGGCGGAACTCGTGCGGATGGTGGTCGCGATCGAGGGCGAGAAGAAGCCGCCTGCCGGAGGCTGAGGCTCGCGTTTGCGGCGATTAGCGGAAGCCGAGCGTTAGCGGCGAGTCGATCGAGTCGACCGGTCGTTTCGGGGAGCAGCGCGTTCTCTGCGGCAAGCCGCACGGAAACGACGGTTTCTGCTGATACGCCTGCTAGCCGAGGCATGTATTATTGGATTAGTCAATGGCGTCCGCAGCGGTCGTCTTTCTTGGCTGCCTGCATCAACCCAAGGGGCCTCCCATGTCCCTCCCGCCCACTACCAGCCGTCGCTCACGCCGCGATGGCGCCGAGTTGGCCCAGTTGCTCGAATCCCGGAGCCAGGCCCAACCTGTCCCAGAAATGTCAGAACCGATTGTATTTGTGATTGACGACGACGCCCAAGCCGGGCGAGCCGTCTCTGAGCTGGTCCGGACGTTTAACTACGAAGTCCGGACGTTCCAGAACCCGCGCGATTTCCTCGAAGCTCTCCAAGAGCTCGACGACTATCAGGTCGGCTGCGTCATCACCGACCTGCGGATGAGCGGCGTCGACGGCATGGAGCTCCTCCAGCGTCTCAACGAGCGTTCCTCGACCCTGCCGGTGATCATCATCACCGCCTACGCCGAAACCTCGACCACCGTCCGAGCCCTGCGCCGCGGGGCAGTCGCAGTGCTCGACAAGCCGTTCCGCGACGACGAGCTGTGGGGCTTCATCCAAGAGGGCGTTTCGCGCAGCGTTAGCGAGGTTAGCCGCCACCGCCGCCAGCAGGAGCTGGAAGAGCGGTTTAAGCGTCTCTCGCCGCAAGATCGCGAAGTCCTGAAGTTGATCATGGAAGGTTCCAAGAACCGCACCATGGCCAAGCGGCTCGACGTGAGCCTGCGAACCATCGAAAACCGCCGCCGGCGGATTTTCGACGTGATGCAAGCCGACTCGGTTGCCGAATTAACCCGCATGGTGGTGGAGTACGAGTACCGCCTGCCAGCCACCTCGCCCTCCGAGGAAACCTGGCTCCACCTCCCCTTCGAACGGGTCGCCTAAGTAGCCGCGGGGCAACGCCCCCGCCGGAGCGGCACTTAAACCACGCCGCCCCCACGCGCCATCCGTCCGAAAAATCAACGCAACCCGCCCCCACAACGCATCTTGCGTCCCCGGGGCCCCTCGCTACAATACAGGGCTCTGCTGGCCAAACGTACGGCTAGCACCATCGATTCACCGTATACCGTTCTGCTATGATTCCCGAGCGCAAACCGACCTCGACCCGCCGCGTCGTCAAGAAGGACCCCGTCTGCGTGGACGGCGTCCGCCCCCGGCCGATGTTCATCGACTACAAGGATCTTGACCTGCTGAGCAAGCTGACCAACCGTCACGGCCGCATCGTCAGCCGCCGCAAGACCGGTTGCCACGCGTCGAGCCAGCACGCCGTCGCGAAGGCGATCAAGCGGGCCCGCTTCATGGGTCTGATGCCGTACATCGGCGGCTAGCAAGCTAGTGATCGGTTACTGGTGATCGGTGATCGGTAAAGATCGAAGCCATCGGCTTCTCTTACCGATCGCCAATCATCGAATCTCGGTGGCTAGCCGGGTGATGACGTGCGCTTCGTTCGAGCGGTTCGCGTTTCCGATCACCAGTCCCCGATCACCGATCACCTCCTCCATGCCCGAGCCGTTCCACACGTCGCGTCTGGTTGAATTCCACGACACCGACATGGCCGGCATCATGCACTTCGCCTCCTTCTTCATCTACATGGAGTCGGCGGAGCATGAACTCTATCGCTCGCTCGGGCTGAGCCTGCACACCGAGGTCGACGGCGAGCTGATCAGCTTCCCCCGCGTGAGCGCCGCGTGCGACTACTCGTCGCCGGCCCGCTGCGAGGAGATTCTTGATATTGCCGTCTCGGTCACTCGCATCGGGACGAAGAGCATCAGCTATGAGTTCCGCTTTACTCGCGCGGGGACGCTGCTTGCCATCGGCAAGATGACGAGCGTCTGTTGCCGCGTGGTCCATGGGCAGCCGCCCGTCTCGCGGCCGATCCCGGCGGAGATCGCCGACGGGCTCCGCAAGTACGCGATGTAGATTAAACCGACGCTTTGTGTGGCGGCCGCCGGCACTCGCTACAATGCGGCCATGCCCACGCTCAACGCTTCATCGCTCGCGAAGTCGTACCCCATCGCCGACGGCGAGCTCGTCGTCTTGCGCGAGGCGACGCTGCAGTTGGAGCGGGGCGAGTCAGCCGCGATCGTCGGCCCCAGCGGCTCGGGCAAGAGCACGCTGCTGTCGATCCTCGGCACGCTCGAAACGCCCTCGACCGGAACATACGAACTCGGCGGCGCGGCGCCGTTCAGCCTCAGCGAGCCGGAACTGGCGAAGTTCCGCAGCCGGCAGGTCGGCTTCATCTTTCAGGACCACCACCTGCTGCCGCAGTGCTCGGTGCTGGAGAACGTCCTGGTGCCGATGCTCGCTGATGGCGCGGCAGGCTCAGCCGATGTGGAGCGGGCGGAGCAACTGCTCGATCGCGTCGGCCTTGCGGAGCGGCGTCACCATCGGCCGGCCCAACTCTCCGGCGGCGAACGCCAACGCGCCGCCATCGCTCGAGCCCTGTTGCGTGAACCGACGCTCCTGCTTGCCGACGAACCGACCGGCAACCTCGACCGCCACACCGCCGATGCGATCGTCGATCTGCTGCTGGAACTCCAAGCCGAGCGGAACGCGATCTTAGTCGCCGTCACCCACAGCGAGCCCTTGGCAGCACGCCTGCAACAACGCCACACCCTCAACGACGGCCGACTCGAACGCCAGTAGCCGCGGGTCAACGACCCGCCGGAGCATCTACCGGAATGGCGAGGCTTCCTGCAGAGAAGCTTACTCAAGCGACCGCGCTACCGCGATGAATTTTGTGGCTCCCTCCCCCTTGAGGGGAGGGCTGGGGAGGGGGTGGAGCCCTGGTACCCGCTGCCGTCACCCCTCCCTAACCCTCCCCCTCAAGGGGAGGGGACCTCAGGGTTTTGTTTTAGAACGCCGCCGGCAGGATCTCGTCCCCTGCCCGCGTCAGCAGCGCAATCCCCACGCCCATCTCCACCTCTTGGCCAATCATCGTCACGTGCCCATCGGCGAAGCAAAAAGGCGCCCCGCCGACGTGGAAGCTGTAGATCTCGGTGAGGTTAGTGTAATTGATGAACTGCGCGTTGTTGTTCACGGTGAAGCCGTTGTCGGGATCAGCCCAACCGACGCCTTCGGCGACCGACGTCAGATTCCCTTTCGAGTCGCCACGTTGCCCCTTGGTGTAGAGGTCGGGCTTGCCGGCTCCTTCAGAGATTAGCAGCGTATTCGAAGTCCCGTCGGTGATCTCCTTCAAACGGCAGGGAGGACGCGTGAGGACTTTGGTCAGCACGCCGATCACGCGATCGCTGTTGTCATCCATGCCGTCGAGGTCGCCAGGGTAAGGCCCGAGCGAGGGCTGGGCAGAGTTCCACGCAGTCGCTCGAACTCCGTTGGTGCAACCGTAGTCGCCCGCCGCCGGCTTGAGAACAGAGGTAAAGTTGGCGTCAAATCGATCGCCTTCAGGCACGCTGGGGCAACGGAAGAAGGAGATTGGTGCGCTCACGGCCGCGCGATTATCGGCGTGAAACCAAGCCTTCTTCAGATCGTATTGCTGGGCAATACCCGCCTGCTCGGCATAGGGCAGGGCGACCGCTTGCCACGAGTGGTCGTTGCTCTTCGTGGACGTGCGGTCGGCAACGTCGTGCTTGCTCGTATCGGCAGGATTGACGTTCCACCGTCCGCGCGGGAATGCGCCCCGGGCGCTCTCGTAGTTGAGCAGCGAAAGCCCCATCTGCTTCATGTTGTTGAGGCACTGCCCCCGCCTCGCAGCTTCTCGGGCCGCCTGTACCGCCGGCAGCAATAGCGCGACCAAAACGCCGATGATGGCGATCACTACCAAAAGTTCGACGAGCGTGAATCCAGCCACGCCGCGAAGATAATTGCGAGTACGCATCGAGCGAGAATTTTCCTGTAAGTGTTCAGAGCGAGCCGTTTGGTGCGGCTATTGATGACGGCGGCGACGAATAAACCCAACAGCGGCCATCGCGGCCAAGCAGGCCGTGCTGCATTCCGGCACCGCAGCCACTGCGACAGTTCCCGCAGCGCCAAACGCGCCGCGCCACACGGCGAGGTCGGTCCCATCCACGACGCCGTCGCCGTTCAAATCACCGTCCGTAAGCGAAGGTTGGGCCTTGCCGAAGCCCCGCTGCCAAGCGAGAAAGTCGCTGCCGTCGACGACGCCGTCGAGGTTCGCATCGCCGGTCTTCAGCCAATTCCGCAACGGCGAGAGGTCTTGCACGCCGCTGCCGCTGCTCCAGATGTTCGGCTCGCCGAACGAGCTCGACGAACCATCTTGGTAGTTGTTCAGCCACGCATCGAGGTACTTCTGCTGCGTGGCGTTGGAGCCGACGGCGAAGCCTTCAAGCCGCACAATTTCCTGCGAGTTGACGCTCCAATTCGCGGCGACCGGTTGCCCCGTGATCGGGCTGACTGCGGTGACGCCCGTGCCGGTTTCGCCGAGGGGCCCTTGAACGACATTGCCGGCGGCGTCTTTGATCGTCCACTGCCAGCTGTCGTTGTTCACTGCGTAGAGGCCGGCTTCGTCGGAGCCGATCGGCAGCGGATTGTTCGGATCGCCGTCGACGACGCTGCCGCTGAAGTTGAAATACTTGAAGCTGTTGTCAGCGTTTCGTTCGCCGGCCCAGATGTTGATGTTCCAGTCGCCCGCCGCGCCGCCGCCGCCGTTAGCGAGCGGGTTCCAACCGACGTTGGTCGAGAAGTCTTTGAGCGTGTGAATGGCGGGGTTGTAAGCGTCGCCGCGCTGCTGCCCCAGGCCGGCGATGCCGCCCATGCGGTCGAGGCCGCCGTTGAGATCGCTCACTGGCTGGTACCACGCCTGCTTCCACTCGTTGATCGTCAGCATCGTGCCGACCGGCACGGCGGCCCAGAGCGGGTCGTTGGTGAACATGATCGTGCCCGAGCCGTATTGGTTTGGATCGGCGGGATCCTGCTTGTCGTAGGCCCACTCGAACTTCCAGCCGCGCAAATCGAGCGTGTTCTTGAACTTGCCGCCGCCGAGTTCATCGCCCTGGACGGTGATGAACTCAAGCCAATTCTGGCCGTTGCCTTGCAGGCGGCCCAGCGTCGTATCGAACTTGTTCGACTCGAGAAACTTCGAGCCAGTGACTGCGTTCGCTTCGTTCAGCATGAACGAGTTACGGACGGCGGCCGAGGCCGTGGAAGAAACGCATAGAATTGCCGCACACCACAGAACGAATCGCCGCATTACCGCTCCACGCTTACGAGTGACTGCTTCTAACTGGGAAGCAGTTCGCAGCAGCGTACGCGGGTTGCGTGAAGACGGGGTGAAGAAAAGATGCAGATCGCCGACGTTGATTGGGAGCGCTCGGCGGACCTTGCTAGGCGACGAGGCGGCGGTAGAGTTCGAGCGTACGGCGAGCCATCGTTTCCGCTTGGTAACGATCGACGATCGCCTGCCGACCGCGCTCGCCAAAGCCGGCGGCCGCTTGCGAGTCGGCGAGCATAGCCGCCAGCTTCGCCGCCAGATCGTCAGGGCTCAGCGGTTCATGCAAGACGCCGCCGCCGGTATCGGCGAGCAATTCTGGGAACGCCCCGTGAGCCGGCAGCACAACGGGGACGGCGTTGGCCAGCGCTTCAAGAATCGACAGCCCTTTGCTCTCGCGGTAGACGGTCGGCACGGCCATCACGTGGAGTGACTGGAGGAATTTGATTTTCTCTGTGCGGTCGAGCTCACCATGGTAGGTGAAACGGCCGGCGAGGGGTCCGCGCGCGACGCGCTGCTCAATCTCGGCGAGGTACGCGCGATCGCCGCCGCCGAGATAGCCGGCAGCGTGGATTTCGAATGGGGGCGTTGGTCCCTCTCCCCCGAGGGGAGAGGTCAGGTGAGGGGTTTGCTGTTGCTGCGACGGGTTCGGGCTTGTGGAAGATGGATGCGTCGGGAATCCCTCCCCTGGCCCCTCCCTGCGAGGGAGGGGGATTTTGGCCAGCCGCTCCGCCGCGTCGATAAGGAGGTGCAGCCCCTTGTCGTAGCAAATGCGGGCGAAGTAACCGATCCGCCGCGGGGCGCCATTGGCGCTCGGCTGGCGCTGGCCATGGCCTGCGAGGTCGAGGCCGTGCGGGATGACCTCGATCCGCTCGCGCGGCACGCTCATATAATCCGCCATGAAATCGGCGAAGTAATTGTTGAGCGCGACGAAGGCGTCGACGTCAGCGGCCCGCTCGCGGATCAGCTGTCGGGCTTGCTCGTAGTGGGGCGGCGTCAGCTTTTCGAGAAAGATGTCTTCGCCCGAGAGCGAGCAGACGATCGGCGGCCCGCCGCGCTGGCGGATGAGCCGCGCGAGGCCGAGCATCATCGAATTCGAAAGGTGCACGACGTCGGGCTTCGCTTCGTCGACGAGCCAATCGACAAGCTTTTCAAGTTCCTTCCGCTGGTTGCCGAGCTCGCCCCGCAACATCGAGACGGTCATATCGCCAAGCTTCGACGCATCAACGCTCGCGGCGTTCTTGGTCGCTAGATTGAGCAGCTTCGGGTTGTCGAGCCAACCGTCGAGCCACCGCGGCGTGCGGCGGAAGATTGGGAACTTCTGCTGCAAGTAGGCGTTGATGCCGCCAAAGAAGACGCGCGGTTCGCTGACGTCGACTTCGTCGGTCCGAATCGGCGTGTAGATCGGCGCGAGGATCACGTCCTCGCCCAGCTTCAACAGCGCAGCAGCCAGCGTGTTGTCGTGGAGACAACTCCCGCAGTACATGCCGGCGGCGCCGGCGGCGAGGTAGGCGATGCGCATGCGGGACGTCAGTAGAAGTTCGAAGAATGAATACTTTCAACACAGAGAGCACAGAGGACACGGAGAAATGCGAAGACTTCCGGTCGATACGCCGCTGCTTACTTCACTCGCGTTCGATAACTGATGCTCGTAATTCCTCTGTGCTCTCTGTGTCCTCTGTGTTGAAAATTCTTCCTAAGCCAGCGCCGGCACGTCGGCGTCTTCTGGTTCGGCGTTCGGATCTTCCGGCGGCAGCTCGTCCTTCATCCGTTCCATGAACGGGTCGAGATCCTTAAAAATCCCGCCGACGCGATCGTTGAACACCCGGCCAACCAGCAGGTCGGTCAGCTCGCCGCGGTGGTGCGGGAATTCCTTCACGAACTTGCCGACGCGGAAGCCGCCCGAGTAGAACGCGTGAACCAGCTTGCGAACCCAGTTGGTCTTCTCGCTGAACCCGGGAACCCACTTACCAAGCCGTTCGGCCGACGGATCGTTCGCTTGGAGGGCGTCGACAATGCACTCCGACGCCAGCTCGCCCGACTTGAGCGCAAAGAAGACGCCCGACGAATAGACAGGATCGATGAAGCCCCACGCATCGCCGACGAGGGTCCAGCCGTCGCCGGCCGAGCGGTCGGTGAGGTACGAGAATTCCTTAGCGACGACGAGTTCGTCGACCTGCGTCGAGCCTTCCATCCGCCACTGGAGGGCAGGGCACTTGGCGACCTCTTGGAAGAAGACTTCCGACGGCGTGCCGCGGCCCTTAAGCATGTACTCGTTGTCGCCCACGACGCCGATGCTCACCACATCGTCGGCCTGAGGTATGTACCAGAACCAACTCTTTCGCTGGCTGGTGTGGAGCACAATCGTGTAGACGCCGCCATGCTCGGTGTCGCGCTTGGCGCCTTTGAAGTGGCCCCAAATCGCCGCCTTCTTGAGGTCGGGATTCACACGGCGGAGGCCGAGCTTGCTCGACAGAATCGCCGATTGACCAGTGGCGTCGACGACGACCTTCGCGCGAATCTCACGCGTTTCTGTTTTGCCGTCGGCGCCGGTGAACTGCAACTTGGCGCCAACCGCTCGTTCGCCTCCCATTAGCACGTCGAGCACGCGCACGCCCTGTGCAGCGTCGGCGCCGTTCTCGGCGGCCGTGTCGAACAGCATCTGATCGAACTCAGGCCGCGGGATGTGCCACGTTTCGCTCCACTCGTTTGGATCGTTCCAACGGAACAGGAACGGCGCCGACTCGCGGCCGGCGTGGTTCACGAACTGGACGCCGACTTTCTTCGCGTAGCCGCTTTGCTTCAGCTTGTCGAGAATGCCGAGCTTCTCGAATACGAAGTAAATGTCGGGCATGAGCGACTCGCCGACGTGGCGACGCGGGAAGCGTTCGCGCTCGACGAGCAACACCTTGAACCCCGCCTTCGCGACAAGCGTGGCGGTGGTCGAACCCGACGGCCCCGCGCCCATCACAATGCAGTCGTACGAGTCATGCAGTTCCGCGGGCGACTTTTCGAGAGTGCTCGTGCTCATGCTTTCACGATCTCCAGGAGTTCAACGGCAGGCCGCCCCTCGACGACGATGCGGGCCGTGCGGCCGTACAGTCGTTCGGCGTCGAGAGACTTCTGAGTTGGCAGTTTCGCAAGGTTGAAGACGCTGATCGACGAATCGTCGCTCGTCGACGCCGCCGTTCCAGCAGGTTGGTTGACGGCGGGAGCGATCTGATAGATCAACCGCCGCTGCAATTCGCGCCCAGGCTTAATTCGCCATAGGCGATGTAATTCTACATGCCGCAACACGTTGTGGCGAATGAGCACCCGCCCCAGCGGCGTACCGCGCGACTCGATCTCCTCACGCACAATCTGCGGCAACCCGCTCAGATCGATTCGCATGACGCCGAACTGGACAATCTTGCGGCTCTGCCGGCAGATGAGCAGGCTGGTGCGGCTGTAGTAATCGCCTTCCCGGTGTTCGTCGAGCACGGCGACGTCGACCATGGAATTGTGAAACGCCTCGACCGTGACCGTCATGTGGGCGTCGTGGGCGAGCAGCGTCTGGTAGTCAGCCGGCATATCGTCGACAGCGACGAGCCGAAACTCGCCGAGTTCGGCGAGCGTGGGGAAAAAGGGGGCGGTGATCGTCTCGAGTTGGGGCACGAGAGGATGGGCGAGGGTGGGAAGTGGGCGGAAGGGCGATGAGTCGGAGCGTTGCGGCAGACGCTGAATGAAACCCCGGAGACGGGTCAAAGGGGCGGTGCTGGCGGCGAACCGTTGATTGTCCCGCGGGAGAGGGGGTTCGGCAAGGCAGGGGCCGGTTGCCGTAGGTTGGGCTTTTAGCCCGACAGCGCCGTCTGGATGATCAGCAAACGATAGCCGGGGCTTGCTGGATGCGCCCCTTGGCACGCTGTCGGGCTGAAAGCCCAACCTACTTGACGGCGTCGCCGAGCGTGCTGCTTTTAAATTCCAGTGGCAAAGGCTTGGGCTCAAGCCCTCCCATCGGGTAACTCCACGGTTTGGTGCGATCGATGAGGCTCACCGCCTGAATGTCCGCTGACTGAATAGCAGCGTGACCGACGCTGGACTGTAGCGTTGGCGAAACGGGCGGCGGTTCGACGGGCTTGGTGGCGAGGGGTACTGAACGCAGTGATTTTACGGCGCCTTGGTTGGCCGGCTCTTGCATTGGTCTCCGCTCCTCCGGACCATTCTGCTCGCCGCGAAACGGTTTGCCTGCTCGATACAGTTCCAAGCGTCGTTCATACGATTGACGCACCCCTTTGTTCTCAGAGCTTGGGATTGATTCAATCGCCTCCTCTTGTACGGCAATGGCCTTAGCGAAATCTCCTGATTCAGCATGAGCCGCGGCTACGAAACCAAGATACCGAGCCATGGTCGCTGCATCCGCGTGATTGGCTTTCGCCATAGCAACGAGTTCTTCCGCATACTTGAGGGCCCGCTTTCCGTCCCGGGTCGCTTCCACCGGCGATATCGCGAGAAGATCCGCCAAGATGTATCTGGCTTGAGAATCATCGGGAAAGCGTTTGAGCATTTCTTCTGCGTCGGCGATCGCCTCGGCGTAGTGGCCGGAAGTTCGGTACGCGTAGCATCGCCCGGAAATCGGTTCGTAGTCGTTCGGACGCGCAGCCACCATGGCGTCAAAGGCGGCGATGGCTTCGTCCGACTTTCCCGCCCTCAGGAGCTCGTAGGCCTTGGATTGCTCTGCACGAAATTGCTGGAGCTGCGGCATGGAGCGGACGGCCAGCTTTGTCGAGACGCTCTCTCCGAAGTGGAGGTCGATCGCTGCCGCCGAGCGATCGAAATCATCGCCGGAACGGTAGATGACTTGATACGAGATTCCCGGTTTGTCGACGACTTCGACCCCAATGCGGAACCTGCCCGGCAAAGAACTGAACGTGAACGTTCCATCCTTTGAAATCGGCACGCGCTGATGCGGATTTTGCTGCTGGCGGTAATCGCTGCCACGCAAGGCCATCGGGACGGCGACGGCGTTGCCATCGAGTTGCAACGGCTCGCCCGTCTCGGCGTCGACGAGTTGCACCGTCACTGTCGCCGGCCGACCGACGATCATGTCGGGCGCCTGCGTCGGCTCATTGCCGGCCGTCGTCACGACGCCGCTCGCTCCTTGCGACGCGTGCTTGAACGGCCGGCCAGGCGTGCTCTCTGAATCGACCCAGAGGTTGTAAGTTCCCGCAGGCAAGTTATCCAATCGATAGTTTCCCTGAGCATCGGTGCGAACCGACGCGCTGTGCGAGTAGGGAACCCGATAGGCCAGGACGTTGCCTTCCTTCTCAATTTGAGGCGGACCGGTCGGATC
This sequence is a window from Lacipirellula parvula. Protein-coding genes within it:
- a CDS encoding glycosyltransferase family 4 protein — its product is MRIAYLAAGAAGMYCGSCLHDNTLAAALLKLGEDVILAPIYTPIRTDEVDVSEPRVFFGGINAYLQQKFPIFRRTPRWLDGWLDNPKLLNLATKNAASVDASKLGDMTVSMLRGELGNQRKELEKLVDWLVDEAKPDVVHLSNSMMLGLARLIRQRGGPPIVCSLSGEDIFLEKLTPPHYEQARQLIRERAADVDAFVALNNYFADFMADYMSVPRERIEVIPHGLDLAGHGQRQPSANGAPRRIGYFARICYDKGLHLLIDAAERLAKIPLPRREGPGEGFPTHPSSTSPNPSQQQQTPHLTSPLGGEGPTPPFEIHAAGYLGGGDRAYLAEIEQRVARGPLAGRFTYHGELDRTEKIKFLQSLHVMAVPTVYRESKGLSILEALANAVPVVLPAHGAFPELLADTGGGVLHEPLSPDDLAAKLAAMLADSQAAAGFGERGRQAIVDRYQAETMARRTLELYRRLVA
- a CDS encoding dockerin type I repeat-containing protein, with translation MRRFVLWCAAILCVSSTASAAVRNSFMLNEANAVTGSKFLESNKFDTTLGRLQGNGQNWLEFITVQGDELGGGKFKNTLDLRGWKFEWAYDKQDPADPNQYGSGTIMFTNDPLWAAVPVGTMLTINEWKQAWYQPVSDLNGGLDRMGGIAGLGQQRGDAYNPAIHTLKDFSTNVGWNPLANGGGGAAGDWNINIWAGERNADNSFKYFNFSGSVVDGDPNNPLPIGSDEAGLYAVNNDSWQWTIKDAAGNVVQGPLGETGTGVTAVSPITGQPVAANWSVNSQEIVRLEGFAVGSNATQQKYLDAWLNNYQDGSSSSFGEPNIWSSGSGVQDLSPLRNWLKTGDANLDGVVDGSDFLAWQRGFGKAQPSLTDGDLNGDGVVDGTDLAVWRGAFGAAGTVAVAAVPECSTACLAAMAAVGFIRRRRHQ
- a CDS encoding DUF1559 domain-containing protein, whose product is MRTRNYLRGVAGFTLVELLVVIAIIGVLVALLLPAVQAAREAARRGQCLNNMKQMGLSLLNYESARGAFPRGRWNVNPADTSKHDVADRTSTKSNDHSWQAVALPYAEQAGIAQQYDLKKAWFHADNRAAVSAPISFFRCPSVPEGDRFDANFTSVLKPAAGDYGCTNGVRATAWNSAQPSLGPYPGDLDGMDDNSDRVIGVLTKVLTRPPCRLKEITDGTSNTLLISEGAGKPDLYTKGQRGDSKGNLTSVAEGVGWADPDNGFTVNNNAQFINYTNLTEIYSFHVGGAPFCFADGHVTMIGQEVEMGVGIALLTRAGDEILPAAF
- a CDS encoding NAD(P)/FAD-dependent oxidoreductase, which translates into the protein MSTSTLEKSPAELHDSYDCIVMGAGPSGSTTATLVAKAGFKVLLVERERFPRRHVGESLMPDIYFVFEKLGILDKLKQSGYAKKVGVQFVNHAGRESAPFLFRWNDPNEWSETWHIPRPEFDQMLFDTAAENGADAAQGVRVLDVLMGGERAVGAKLQFTGADGKTETREIRAKVVVDATGQSAILSSKLGLRRVNPDLKKAAIWGHFKGAKRDTEHGGVYTIVLHTSQRKSWFWYIPQADDVVSIGVVGDNEYMLKGRGTPSEVFFQEVAKCPALQWRMEGSTQVDELVVAKEFSYLTDRSAGDGWTLVGDAWGFIDPVYSSGVFFALKSGELASECIVDALQANDPSAERLGKWVPGFSEKTNWVRKLVHAFYSGGFRVGKFVKEFPHHRGELTDLLVGRVFNDRVGGIFKDLDPFMERMKDELPPEDPNAEPEDADVPALA
- the rpsR gene encoding 30S ribosomal protein S18; protein product: MIPERKPTSTRRVVKKDPVCVDGVRPRPMFIDYKDLDLLSKLTNRHGRIVSRRKTGCHASSQHAVAKAIKRARFMGLMPYIGG
- a CDS encoding acyl-CoA thioesterase, which translates into the protein MPEPFHTSRLVEFHDTDMAGIMHFASFFIYMESAEHELYRSLGLSLHTEVDGELISFPRVSAACDYSSPARCEEILDIAVSVTRIGTKSISYEFRFTRAGTLLAIGKMTSVCCRVVHGQPPVSRPIPAEIADGLRKYAM
- a CDS encoding response regulator transcription factor, which codes for MSEDQPTVYVVDDDAQARKAVTTLIEAMGVATIGFNSAEEFLSGYDGRRPACLVTDVRMIGMSGLELQEELIRRGVDISVVVLTGFATTPGTVRAMKNGALTLLEKPCRDDELWEAIRDGLAADRAARSEQANIGEIQARFDSLTAKERDVLSHVAAGEANKVIARRMDVSLRTVELHRQNVFQKMGADSLAELVRMVVAIEGEKKPPAGG
- a CDS encoding ABC transporter ATP-binding protein; the encoded protein is MPTLNASSLAKSYPIADGELVVLREATLQLERGESAAIVGPSGSGKSTLLSILGTLETPSTGTYELGGAAPFSLSEPELAKFRSRQVGFIFQDHHLLPQCSVLENVLVPMLADGAAGSADVERAEQLLDRVGLAERRHHRPAQLSGGERQRAAIARALLREPTLLLADEPTGNLDRHTADAIVDLLLELQAERNAILVAVTHSEPLAARLQQRHTLNDGRLERQ
- a CDS encoding response regulator transcription factor, translated to MSLPPTTSRRSRRDGAELAQLLESRSQAQPVPEMSEPIVFVIDDDAQAGRAVSELVRTFNYEVRTFQNPRDFLEALQELDDYQVGCVITDLRMSGVDGMELLQRLNERSSTLPVIIITAYAETSTTVRALRRGAVAVLDKPFRDDELWGFIQEGVSRSVSEVSRHRRQQELEERFKRLSPQDREVLKLIMEGSKNRTMAKRLDVSLRTIENRRRRIFDVMQADSVAELTRMVVEYEYRLPATSPSEETWLHLPFERVA